Proteins found in one Haloferax litoreum genomic segment:
- a CDS encoding amidohydrolase family protein, whose protein sequence is MHLEGTVLRGRDFEPVEGRVVVEDGTITAIEETETDSTDIILPAFVNAHTHLGDSIAKEAGEGLSLDDLVAPPDGLKHRLLRAASTDEKVAAMRRSLRMMERGGTAACIEFREGGVDGVDVIRQALDGRDIEAVVLGRETEAAMEVSDGFGASGARDAEFGELRTATANAGKLFGIHAGERDSLDITPALDLDPDFLVHMVYPKPPHLERVEDSEIPIVVCPRSNLVTGVGVPPVRELVERTTVALGTDNVMLNSPSMFREMEFTSKLADVPAAEVLRMATINGADIAGLNYGLVEEGREAKLLVLDGDTDNLAGAQDVVRAVVRRAGMADVKDVYC, encoded by the coding sequence ATGCATCTCGAGGGAACCGTACTTCGTGGCCGCGACTTCGAACCAGTCGAGGGACGGGTCGTCGTCGAAGACGGGACGATTACCGCCATCGAGGAGACCGAGACAGACTCGACGGATATCATCCTCCCCGCGTTCGTCAACGCACACACCCACCTCGGCGACTCCATCGCGAAAGAGGCGGGCGAAGGACTCTCGCTCGACGACCTCGTCGCCCCGCCGGATGGGCTGAAACACCGACTCCTTCGGGCCGCGAGCACCGACGAGAAGGTGGCCGCGATGCGCCGGTCGTTGCGGATGATGGAACGCGGTGGAACCGCCGCCTGTATCGAGTTCCGCGAGGGCGGCGTCGACGGTGTCGACGTCATCCGGCAGGCGCTCGATGGCCGTGATATCGAGGCCGTCGTCCTCGGCAGAGAGACCGAGGCGGCGATGGAAGTGTCGGATGGGTTCGGTGCCTCCGGTGCACGCGACGCGGAGTTCGGCGAACTCCGGACCGCGACGGCGAACGCCGGTAAACTGTTCGGCATCCACGCCGGCGAGCGTGACTCGCTGGACATCACCCCCGCGTTGGACCTCGACCCCGACTTCCTCGTCCACATGGTCTACCCGAAACCGCCTCATCTCGAACGCGTCGAGGACAGCGAGATTCCAATCGTCGTCTGCCCGCGGTCGAACCTCGTCACCGGCGTGGGCGTCCCGCCGGTGCGAGAACTCGTCGAACGAACCACCGTCGCCCTCGGCACGGACAACGTGATGCTGAACAGTCCCTCGATGTTCCGCGAGATGGAGTTCACCTCCAAACTCGCCGACGTTCCGGCCGCCGAAGTGTTGCGGATGGCGACCATCAACGGTGCCGACATCGCCGGGCTGAACTACGGACTCGTCGAAGAAGGCCGTGAGGCGAAGCTACTCGTCCTCGACGGCGACACCGACAACCTCGCCGGCGCACAGGACGTGGTTCGCGCCGTCGTCCGGCGTGCTGGGATGGCGGACGTGAAAGACGTGTACTGCTGA
- a CDS encoding universal stress protein, translating into MVLYDRIIVPIDGSAGSARVATHAAALAAVHGAELHGVYVVNAGSFAGLPMESSWEGLDDLLRSDAESALELVRRAAEKEGVPVETHVLEGTPSREIVEFAERGECDLVVMGTHGRGGIDRLLLGSVAEKVVRASSVPVLTVRIEGGEDASDLAADAAGETATESPVETDGSADTAATADGEQ; encoded by the coding sequence ATGGTGTTGTACGACCGAATCATCGTTCCCATCGACGGGTCCGCAGGGTCGGCCCGCGTGGCGACTCACGCCGCCGCACTCGCCGCAGTGCACGGGGCAGAACTACACGGCGTCTACGTCGTCAATGCCGGAAGTTTCGCCGGACTCCCGATGGAATCCTCGTGGGAGGGGCTGGACGACCTCCTGCGCTCGGATGCTGAATCGGCGCTCGAACTGGTGAGACGGGCGGCCGAAAAGGAGGGCGTCCCAGTGGAGACACACGTTCTCGAAGGGACACCGAGTCGAGAAATCGTCGAGTTCGCCGAACGCGGCGAGTGTGACCTCGTCGTGATGGGGACACACGGCCGAGGGGGTATCGACCGCCTCCTCCTCGGGTCGGTTGCCGAAAAAGTCGTCCGCGCGTCTTCGGTGCCGGTGCTGACCGTCCGCATCGAAGGCGGTGAGGACGCCTCCGACCTTGCCGCGGACGCGGCAGGCGAGACGGCGACGGAATCACCAGTCGAGACAGACGGGTCCGCCGACACCGCCGCGACGGCCGACGGCGAACAATAA
- a CDS encoding biotin--[acetyl-CoA-carboxylase] ligase: protein MSDTRRTLLAALAEGPVSGPELADRLGVSRAAVWKHVESLRDDGFGIESTDEGYVVTDVPEYGGPAIEYELDADYDVEFHDVLDSTNDRARELAAEGASDVVVVAREQSASRGRKDRVWASPDGGVWMSVLVRPDEPPAFAPLYTLAMAVAVCDAAREAGVDASIKWPNDVIVSEASDGSSDSKESDGVIVSEANNRSSGSEEPDGVIVSRPWKRTTGDESSGAPASEPHPYRKLCGILTEMEGEADRVSWLVIGAGVNVNLDPATLPAGATSVSAEAGDVERRVFVQRVLERFDELRTDLDSVLPAWRERADTLGRRVRVHTAGGVVEGEAVDVEHPGTLVVQTDDGAVRVHAGDCEHLRPAGDD from the coding sequence ATGAGCGACACGCGACGTACCCTGCTCGCCGCACTCGCCGAGGGACCCGTCTCCGGTCCCGAACTCGCCGACAGACTCGGCGTCTCCCGCGCCGCCGTCTGGAAACACGTCGAGTCACTTCGAGACGACGGCTTCGGCATCGAGAGCACCGACGAGGGGTACGTCGTGACCGACGTGCCGGAGTACGGCGGCCCGGCCATCGAGTACGAACTGGACGCCGACTACGACGTGGAGTTCCACGACGTGCTCGATTCGACGAACGACCGGGCCCGCGAACTCGCCGCCGAGGGTGCGAGCGACGTCGTCGTCGTCGCCCGCGAGCAGTCGGCCAGCAGAGGCCGCAAAGACCGCGTGTGGGCCTCACCCGACGGCGGCGTCTGGATGAGCGTCCTCGTCAGACCGGACGAACCGCCGGCGTTCGCACCGCTGTACACGCTGGCGATGGCCGTCGCGGTGTGTGACGCGGCGCGAGAAGCAGGGGTGGATGCGAGTATCAAGTGGCCGAACGATGTCATCGTGAGCGAAGCGAGCGATGGCTCATCTGACTCAAAGGAGTCAGATGGTGTGATTGTGAGCGAAGCGAACAATCGCTCATCTGGTTCGGAAGAACCAGATGGTGTCATCGTGAGTCGCCCGTGGAAGCGAACGACGGGCGATGAATCGTCGGGCGCGCCAGCGTCTGAACCCCACCCCTACCGAAAACTCTGCGGCATCCTCACCGAGATGGAGGGCGAAGCGGACCGCGTCTCGTGGTTGGTCATCGGGGCCGGCGTCAACGTCAATCTCGACCCGGCGACGCTCCCAGCGGGTGCGACGAGCGTGTCCGCCGAAGCGGGTGACGTCGAACGCCGCGTCTTCGTCCAGCGTGTGCTCGAACGGTTCGACGAACTCCGAACCGACCTCGACAGCGTGCTCCCGGCGTGGCGCGAACGAGCAGACACGCTCGGAAGACGAGTACGGGTCCACACTGCGGGCGGCGTCGTCGAAGGCGAGGCAGTCGACGTCGAACACCCCGGTACACTCGTCGTCCAGACCGACGATGGAGCAGTCCGTGTCCACGCCGGTGACTGCGAACACCTCCGACCGGCCGGTGACGACTGA
- the pccA gene encoding propionyl-CoA carboxylase biotin carboxylase/biotin-carboxyl carrier subunit gives MFSKVLVANRGEIAVRVMRACEELGVRTVAVYSEADKHGGHVRYADEAYNIGPARAADSYLDHESVIEAARKAGADAIHPGYGFLAENATFARKVEESEFKWIGPSADAMERLGEKTKARALMQDADVPVVPGTTEPAESAADVKAVADDYGYPVAIKAEGGGGGRGLKVVHSEDEVDDQFETAKREGEAYFDNASVYVEKYLEAPRHIEVQILADEHGNVRHLGERDCSLQRRHQKVIEEAPSPALDDDLRERIGEAARRGVRAADYHNAGTVEFLVEDGEFYFMEVNTRIQVEHTVTEEVTGLDVVKWQIRVAAGEELDFSQDDVEIDGHSMEFRINAEAPEKDFAPATGTLATYDPPGGIGIRMDDAVRQGDEIGGDYDSMIAKLIVTGSDRTEVLARAERALAEFDIEGLRTVIPFHRLMLTDEEFRAGTHTTKYLDNVLDPDRIQAAVERWAPEAVAGDDDDEETTERTFTVEVNGKRFEVSLEERGAPAIPVGGAAAASASKPSGPRKRRDDGDDDQQIIEGDGESVTAEMQGTILSVDVEEGDEVEPGDTVCVLEAMKMENDVVAERGGTVSQVLVGEGDSVDMGDVLIVIE, from the coding sequence ATGTTCAGCAAGGTTCTCGTCGCCAATCGAGGCGAGATCGCAGTACGCGTCATGCGTGCATGTGAGGAGTTAGGAGTCCGAACCGTCGCCGTCTACAGCGAGGCCGACAAGCACGGCGGCCACGTGCGCTACGCCGACGAGGCGTACAACATCGGTCCTGCTCGTGCGGCCGACTCCTACCTCGACCACGAGTCGGTCATCGAAGCGGCGCGCAAGGCCGGTGCCGACGCCATCCACCCCGGATACGGCTTCCTCGCGGAGAACGCGACGTTCGCACGGAAGGTCGAAGAGTCCGAATTCAAGTGGATTGGCCCATCGGCCGACGCGATGGAACGCCTCGGCGAGAAGACGAAGGCCCGTGCGCTCATGCAGGACGCGGACGTGCCGGTCGTCCCCGGGACGACCGAACCTGCCGAGTCCGCCGCGGACGTGAAGGCCGTCGCCGACGACTACGGCTACCCGGTCGCCATCAAGGCCGAAGGTGGCGGTGGTGGCCGTGGCCTGAAGGTCGTTCACTCCGAAGACGAAGTCGACGACCAGTTCGAGACGGCCAAACGCGAGGGTGAGGCGTACTTCGACAACGCCTCCGTCTACGTCGAGAAGTACCTCGAAGCGCCGCGCCACATCGAAGTGCAGATTCTCGCCGACGAACACGGCAACGTCCGACACCTCGGCGAGCGTGACTGCTCACTCCAGCGCCGCCACCAGAAGGTCATCGAGGAGGCACCGTCGCCCGCCCTCGACGACGACCTGCGCGAGCGTATCGGTGAGGCCGCACGACGCGGTGTCCGCGCCGCCGACTACCACAACGCCGGCACGGTGGAGTTCCTCGTCGAAGACGGCGAGTTCTACTTCATGGAAGTCAACACGCGCATCCAGGTCGAACACACCGTCACGGAGGAAGTGACGGGTCTCGACGTCGTGAAGTGGCAGATTCGCGTCGCCGCCGGCGAGGAACTCGACTTCTCGCAAGACGACGTCGAAATCGACGGGCACTCGATGGAGTTCCGTATCAACGCGGAAGCACCCGAGAAGGACTTCGCACCCGCGACGGGCACGCTGGCGACCTACGACCCGCCGGGCGGTATCGGCATCCGCATGGACGACGCCGTCCGTCAGGGCGACGAAATCGGCGGCGACTACGACTCGATGATTGCGAAACTCATCGTCACGGGGTCGGACCGCACGGAAGTCCTCGCCCGCGCCGAACGCGCACTCGCCGAGTTCGATATCGAGGGCCTGCGGACGGTCATCCCGTTCCACCGCCTCATGCTCACCGACGAGGAGTTCCGCGCCGGAACGCACACGACGAAGTACCTCGACAACGTTCTCGACCCAGACCGCATTCAGGCCGCCGTCGAGCGCTGGGCCCCGGAGGCCGTCGCCGGCGACGACGACGACGAAGAGACCACCGAACGGACGTTCACCGTCGAAGTCAACGGCAAGCGCTTCGAGGTCAGCCTCGAAGAACGCGGCGCGCCCGCCATCCCGGTCGGTGGTGCTGCGGCAGCATCCGCATCCAAGCCGTCCGGCCCGCGCAAGCGCCGTGACGACGGCGACGACGACCAGCAAATCATCGAGGGTGACGGCGAGTCCGTCACCGCCGAGATGCAGGGGACCATCCTCTCTGTCGACGTCGAGGAAGGCGACGAAGTCGAACCCGGTGACACGGTCTGCGTCCTCGAAGCGATGAAGATGGAAAACGACGTGGTCGCCGAACGCGGCGGCACCGTCTCGCAAGTCCTCGTCGGTGAAGGCGACAGCGTCGACATGGGCGACGTGCTCATCGTCATCGAATAG
- the asd gene encoding aspartate-semialdehyde dehydrogenase, with the protein MAVRVGILGATGAVGQRFIQLLEDHPTFELGALTASESSAGKRYDEAAKWRVNTPIPDHVAEMEVGRTDPADVPDDIDLLFSSLPSSVAADVEPDFLDAGYVVSSNSSNDRMAPDVPLTIPEINPDHLDLIEVQQDERGWDGALVKNPNCSTITMVPTLAALDQFGLDRVHVTTLQAVSGAGYDGVTSMEIIDNAIPHIGGEEEKMETESRKLLGSFDGAELSLHDAEVNASCNRIPTLDGHLESVFADLEEDASPDDVAAAMREFPGVDLPSAPEQLIHVFEDNYRPQPRLDRDRGDGMQISAGAIQETPNGVKYNCLAHNTIRGAAGASVLNGELLVQEGWI; encoded by the coding sequence ATGGCAGTACGAGTCGGAATTCTCGGCGCAACCGGTGCGGTAGGACAGCGATTCATCCAACTCCTCGAAGACCACCCAACGTTCGAACTCGGGGCACTGACTGCGAGTGAGTCCAGCGCGGGCAAGCGCTACGACGAAGCGGCGAAGTGGCGCGTCAATACCCCTATCCCGGACCACGTCGCAGAGATGGAAGTCGGCCGAACCGACCCCGCGGACGTTCCTGACGACATCGACCTTCTCTTCTCGTCGCTCCCGTCGTCTGTCGCCGCCGACGTCGAACCCGACTTCCTCGACGCGGGCTACGTCGTCTCGTCGAACTCCTCGAACGACCGCATGGCCCCGGACGTTCCCCTGACGATTCCCGAAATCAACCCCGACCACCTCGACCTCATCGAGGTCCAGCAGGACGAACGTGGGTGGGACGGCGCACTCGTGAAGAACCCGAACTGTTCGACCATCACGATGGTCCCGACGCTCGCCGCACTCGACCAGTTCGGCCTCGACCGGGTCCACGTCACGACCCTCCAGGCAGTCTCCGGCGCGGGGTACGACGGCGTCACCTCGATGGAGATTATCGACAACGCCATCCCGCACATCGGCGGCGAAGAAGAGAAGATGGAGACCGAGTCGCGCAAACTCCTCGGGTCGTTCGACGGCGCGGAACTCTCGCTCCACGACGCCGAGGTCAACGCCTCGTGTAACCGCATCCCGACGCTCGACGGCCACCTCGAGAGCGTCTTCGCCGACCTCGAAGAAGACGCCTCCCCCGACGACGTCGCCGCCGCGATGCGCGAGTTCCCCGGTGTCGACCTGCCGAGCGCACCCGAGCAACTCATCCACGTCTTCGAAGACAACTACCGCCCACAACCCCGTCTCGACCGTGACCGCGGCGACGGCATGCAAATCTCCGCCGGCGCGATTCAGGAGACGCCCAACGGCGTGAAGTACAACTGCCTCGCCCACAACACGATTCGCGGTGCGGCGGGCGCGTCCGTCCTCAACGGCGAACTCCTCGTCCAAGAAGGCTGGATTTAG
- a CDS encoding GNAT family N-acetyltransferase, translated as MPGAVFLEGELVELRTVETDDIEFLHEMVNDPRVRNGIAAVDPITRTNEREWVESRGDGDDSNFVVCDDGTPVGSIGFKAPNVINGAVEVGYSVAPDHWGEGYATDALRTICGYAFRERRLNKVYANAYETNPASCRVLEKAGFQREGVLREQGFVDGEHVDTLRYGLLFDEWKRDVVEDEGEERGRTADKWF; from the coding sequence ATGCCCGGCGCAGTATTCCTCGAAGGCGAACTCGTCGAACTCCGGACCGTCGAAACGGACGATATCGAGTTCCTCCACGAGATGGTCAACGACCCACGCGTGCGAAACGGAATCGCGGCCGTCGACCCCATCACACGCACCAACGAACGCGAGTGGGTCGAATCGCGCGGCGACGGCGACGACAGCAACTTCGTCGTCTGTGACGACGGCACTCCCGTGGGGAGTATCGGATTCAAGGCCCCGAACGTAATCAACGGGGCCGTCGAAGTCGGGTATTCGGTCGCACCGGACCACTGGGGGGAGGGCTACGCGACCGATGCGCTTCGGACTATCTGTGGATACGCGTTCCGAGAGCGACGACTGAACAAGGTCTACGCGAACGCCTACGAGACGAACCCGGCGTCGTGTCGCGTCCTCGAAAAAGCGGGGTTCCAGCGAGAAGGCGTCCTCAGGGAACAGGGCTTCGTCGACGGCGAACACGTCGACACGCTTCGCTACGGGTTGCTCTTCGACGAGTGGAAACGAGACGTAGTCGAAGACGAAGGAGAAGAACGCGGCCGAACCGCAGACAAATGGTTCTAG
- a CDS encoding HPP family protein, giving the protein MDGRGVETALSAGLSFAVLGVVAWATGAAFVFPSLGPSAFVLAFAEANERPRGATVVGGHVIGAVAGLLAYSLLAPGVALTASIPAFSVAGLRLVASGIVSVGLTSWGMVAADTVHAPACATTLIVSLGLLSSPMGVGIIVVSVVVLVAAHEVGRWTVAHSPVSADE; this is encoded by the coding sequence ATGGATGGCCGAGGTGTCGAAACCGCGCTCTCTGCAGGCCTCTCGTTCGCTGTTCTCGGGGTCGTCGCGTGGGCGACTGGTGCGGCCTTCGTCTTCCCAAGCCTCGGGCCTTCGGCCTTCGTCCTCGCGTTCGCGGAAGCCAACGAACGTCCGCGAGGGGCCACCGTCGTCGGCGGACACGTCATCGGGGCCGTCGCTGGCTTGCTCGCATATTCACTGCTCGCACCCGGCGTGGCACTCACAGCATCCATCCCGGCGTTTTCGGTCGCTGGACTCAGACTCGTCGCCAGCGGCATCGTCTCAGTCGGCCTGACCAGTTGGGGGATGGTCGCCGCCGACACCGTCCACGCACCGGCGTGCGCGACGACGCTCATCGTCTCGCTCGGCTTGCTCTCGTCGCCGATGGGCGTCGGCATCATCGTGGTGAGCGTCGTGGTGTTGGTTGCGGCCCACGAGGTGGGTCGGTGGACTGTCGCTCACTCACCAGTCTCGGCGGACGAGTGA
- a CDS encoding DUF7521 family protein, producing MNLPHAPALQLALQVTETGSTTQVALVLASFVVSAVLGLFIARKAYQGYRRNDSTPMLLLAVGIVLLTAVPAVFSFGLSTFTTLPGSAVVLVTNLSEIAGLVAIAYSLYGRF from the coding sequence ATGAATCTACCACACGCCCCTGCCCTACAACTCGCCCTCCAAGTAACCGAGACGGGTTCGACCACTCAGGTCGCACTCGTCCTCGCGAGTTTCGTCGTCTCCGCGGTACTCGGCCTGTTCATCGCGCGGAAGGCCTACCAGGGTTACCGCCGCAACGACAGCACGCCGATGCTCCTCCTCGCGGTTGGTATCGTTCTCTTGACCGCCGTCCCGGCGGTGTTCTCTTTCGGCCTCTCCACGTTTACGACCCTCCCCGGGTCGGCCGTGGTGCTGGTGACGAACCTGAGCGAAATCGCCGGGTTGGTCGCTATCGCGTACTCCCTGTACGGCCGTTTCTAA
- a CDS encoding winged helix-turn-helix domain-containing protein, which yields MSEDCDDARVLSLLDDEYARTILTATSHEPLSANELAETYEMSPPTVYRRVEALKECALLTEETRYAESGHHFAVYRANVGQLRVTFDDGRMTLDVDRESDGESPADRFTRLYEELR from the coding sequence GTGAGTGAGGATTGCGACGACGCGAGGGTACTCAGCCTACTCGACGACGAGTACGCACGTACCATCCTCACCGCAACGAGTCACGAACCCCTGTCCGCGAACGAACTCGCAGAAACCTACGAGATGTCACCACCGACCGTCTATCGTCGTGTCGAGGCGCTCAAAGAATGCGCACTCCTCACCGAGGAGACTCGATACGCCGAATCGGGCCACCACTTCGCCGTCTACCGCGCGAACGTCGGCCAACTCAGAGTCACGTTCGACGACGGCCGAATGACACTCGACGTCGACCGCGAATCGGACGGGGAATCCCCCGCTGACCGCTTCACCCGCCTCTACGAGGAGCTACGATGA
- a CDS encoding sensor domain-containing protein: MNQTESSSPDVLDVLTRAVSAPLQRQTYKNFLYLAVAFPLGLLYFVTLVTMGALGVGGIVLLFGIPLLLITLFLGTAFMRIETESVRRLVGFEVTHRTGDTTLEDGILAYVKDLVTDYGTYVSLVVVFTKFWVGLGLLVSLTVWSSLTTAFVLLPFYYDYPGVGVDFGGSLVVLPELRITQDLWTISVAGPIHLVNGEATTLQGALVVSALGLALLFVGLNLVNVTAWLLGYVTKHLAPHARVVRLG, translated from the coding sequence ATGAACCAGACCGAGTCGAGTTCGCCCGACGTCCTCGACGTTCTCACGCGCGCCGTGAGTGCCCCCCTCCAGCGACAGACGTACAAGAACTTCCTGTACCTCGCAGTCGCGTTCCCGCTCGGACTCCTGTACTTCGTGACGCTCGTCACGATGGGTGCACTCGGCGTCGGTGGCATCGTCCTCCTCTTCGGGATTCCGTTACTCCTCATCACCCTCTTCCTCGGCACCGCATTCATGCGAATCGAGACGGAGAGCGTCCGCCGACTCGTCGGGTTCGAAGTAACTCACCGAACCGGTGACACGACGCTCGAAGACGGCATCCTCGCGTACGTGAAAGACCTCGTCACCGACTACGGCACGTACGTGAGTCTCGTCGTCGTCTTCACGAAGTTCTGGGTCGGTCTCGGACTGCTGGTCAGCCTCACCGTCTGGTCCTCGCTCACGACGGCGTTCGTGTTGCTTCCGTTCTACTACGACTACCCCGGTGTCGGCGTCGACTTCGGCGGGTCACTGGTCGTCCTTCCCGAACTGCGCATCACGCAGGACCTCTGGACCATCAGCGTCGCCGGACCGATTCACCTCGTCAACGGTGAAGCCACCACACTCCAGGGCGCACTGGTCGTGTCGGCACTCGGCCTCGCTCTCCTGTTCGTCGGTCTCAACTTGGTGAACGTCACGGCGTGGCTCCTCGGGTACGTGACGAAACACCTCGCACCACACGCTCGCGTCGTTCGACTCGGCTGA
- a CDS encoding NADP-dependent malic enzyme yields MTLEDDAREYHRKDPPGKIEIATTKPTNTQRDLSLAYSPGVAAPCLDIADEPTLAYEYTAKGNLVGVVSNGSAVLGLGDIGAQASKPVMEGKGVLFKRFADIDVFDVEFDIADPEAFVESVAAMEPTFGGINLEDIKAPECFEIEQRLGEKMDIPVFHDDQHGTAIISGAALLNAVEIADKDLSSLDVTFAGAGAAATATARFYVSLGIPHENITMCDIDGILSESRAEAGELNEYTEPFARGVEDGSLEDAMEGADVFVGLSVGGIVSQAMVRSMADDPIIFAMANPDPEITYEDAKDARDDTVIMATGRSDYPNQVNNVLGFPFIFRGALDVRATEINEAMKRAAAEALAHLARQDVPDAVVKAYGDEPLQFGPDYLIPKPLDQRVLYEVTPAVAKAAMESGAARLERDLAAYREELEARLGKSREMMQVVLNKAKSNPKRVALAEGEDEKMIRAAYQMQEEGIAEPILIGGTRRILRKAEALGLDFDPTIANPHDGDWSHYADHLYEKRQRNGLTRVEAGELVGQDSDYFASVMVDIGDADAMLTGLTHHYPSALRPPLQVVGTADDANYAAGVYMLAFKNRVVFCADATVNLDPDEEVLAEVTKHTAELARRFNVEPRAALLSYSDFGSVDNDGTRKPRNAVKRLHNDPEVDFPVDGEMQADTALVEEMLTGTYEFSDLDEPANVLVFPNLEAGNIGYKLLQRLGGAEAIGPMLVGMGKPVHVLQRGDEVKDIVNLAGVAVVDAQE; encoded by the coding sequence ATGACACTCGAGGACGACGCTCGGGAGTACCACCGCAAGGACCCGCCCGGAAAGATAGAGATTGCGACGACGAAACCGACGAATACACAACGAGACCTGAGTCTCGCCTACTCTCCCGGGGTGGCCGCGCCGTGTCTCGATATCGCGGACGAACCCACACTCGCGTACGAGTACACGGCGAAGGGGAACCTCGTCGGCGTCGTCTCGAATGGCTCTGCGGTCCTCGGCCTCGGCGACATCGGCGCGCAGGCGTCCAAGCCAGTCATGGAGGGCAAGGGCGTCCTGTTCAAACGCTTCGCCGACATCGACGTGTTCGACGTGGAGTTCGACATCGCCGACCCCGAGGCATTCGTCGAGAGCGTCGCCGCGATGGAACCGACGTTCGGGGGCATCAACCTCGAAGACATCAAAGCGCCGGAGTGCTTCGAAATCGAACAGCGACTCGGTGAGAAGATGGACATCCCCGTCTTCCACGACGACCAGCACGGCACGGCCATCATCTCCGGTGCCGCCCTGCTCAACGCCGTCGAAATCGCCGACAAGGACCTCTCTTCCCTCGACGTGACGTTCGCCGGGGCGGGTGCTGCGGCGACGGCGACGGCCCGGTTCTACGTCTCGCTCGGCATCCCTCACGAGAACATCACCATGTGCGACATCGACGGTATCCTCTCGGAGTCGCGTGCCGAGGCGGGCGAACTCAACGAGTACACCGAACCGTTCGCTCGTGGGGTCGAAGACGGGTCTCTCGAAGACGCGATGGAGGGTGCAGACGTATTCGTCGGCCTCTCCGTCGGCGGTATCGTCTCCCAAGCGATGGTCCGGTCGATGGCCGACGACCCAATCATCTTCGCGATGGCGAACCCGGACCCCGAAATCACCTACGAGGATGCGAAGGACGCTCGTGACGATACGGTCATCATGGCGACGGGTCGCTCTGACTACCCGAATCAGGTGAACAACGTCCTCGGGTTCCCGTTCATCTTCCGCGGCGCACTCGACGTGCGGGCGACGGAGATCAACGAGGCGATGAAGCGCGCCGCCGCCGAGGCGCTTGCACACCTCGCTCGACAAGACGTGCCCGACGCCGTCGTCAAAGCTTACGGTGACGAACCGTTACAGTTCGGTCCCGACTACCTCATCCCCAAACCGCTCGACCAGCGCGTCCTCTACGAGGTGACGCCAGCGGTGGCGAAGGCGGCCATGGAAAGCGGGGCCGCCCGTCTCGAACGCGACTTGGCGGCGTATCGCGAGGAACTCGAAGCGCGTCTCGGGAAGTCCCGCGAGATGATGCAAGTCGTCCTCAACAAGGCGAAGTCGAACCCCAAGCGCGTCGCTCTCGCCGAGGGGGAAGACGAGAAGATGATTCGCGCGGCCTACCAGATGCAGGAGGAGGGAATCGCCGAACCGATTCTCATCGGCGGAACGCGACGGATTCTCCGGAAAGCAGAAGCCCTCGGCCTCGACTTCGACCCGACTATCGCCAACCCACACGACGGCGACTGGAGTCACTACGCCGACCACCTCTACGAGAAGCGACAGCGGAACGGCCTCACCCGCGTCGAAGCGGGCGAACTCGTCGGACAGGACTCCGATTACTTCGCCAGCGTCATGGTCGATATCGGCGACGCCGACGCGATGCTCACGGGCCTGACCCATCACTACCCGTCGGCGCTCCGTCCGCCGTTGCAGGTCGTCGGCACGGCCGACGACGCGAACTACGCCGCCGGCGTCTACATGCTGGCGTTCAAGAACCGCGTCGTCTTCTGCGCCGACGCGACGGTCAATCTCGACCCGGACGAGGAAGTCCTCGCCGAAGTCACCAAACACACGGCCGAACTGGCCCGTCGGTTCAACGTCGAACCGCGCGCCGCACTCTTGTCGTACTCGGACTTCGGCAGTGTGGACAACGACGGGACGCGAAAACCACGGAACGCGGTGAAACGCCTCCACAACGACCCAGAGGTGGACTTCCCCGTCGACGGTGAGATGCAAGCCGACACAGCACTCGTCGAGGAGATGCTCACCGGGACGTACGAGTTTTCGGACCTCGACGAACCGGCGAACGTCCTCGTGTTCCCGAACCTCGAAGCGGGCAACATCGGCTACAAACTCCTCCAGCGCCTCGGTGGCGCAGAGGCCATCGGTCCGATGCTCGTCGGCATGGGCAAACCTGTGCACGTCCTCCAGCGCGGTGACGAAGTGAAGGACATCGTCAATCTAGCGGGAGTGGCCGTCGTCGACGCACAGGAGTAA